From the Deltaproteobacteria bacterium genome, the window CATCATGCCGTCGCGTGAGATGTCGGTGTAGATGAAGCAGGATACCCCGCCTCCCTCCAACTGCCGGGCTAGGTCCGCCGCGTCCACTCCCGTCACCTCGACCCATCCCCGTATCGCCGCTTTCCCGTCCCGTGCGTCGATCGACGCCGCCGTCTTCCCCGGATATGCCTTTGTGATTCGCAGGACCTCTTCGGGGTTGCGGACTGCCGAGGTTCCAAGGATGATTCGCGCCACTCCGGCGGCGAAGTACCGGGAGGCGATGTGGAAATTCCTCACCCCCCCGCCCACCTGCACCGGGACCTCCACGGCGGCGCAGATTCGCCGGATGATGTCGAAGTTGACCGGCTTCCCCGTGAACGCCCCGTCGAGGTCCACGACGTGGAGACGGGGCGCGCCGGCCGCGGCAAACCGTTTCGCCACATCCAGCGGAGAGTCCGCGAATACCGTGGATTCCTCCGCGCGCCCCTGGCGCAGCCGGACCGCCTTGCCTCCCTGGATATCGATGGCCGGAATCACTTCGAAGGGCATGGGTCCTCCTTACGCGGCTTCACGGCAAAGCCGGCCGAAGTTGGAGAGGAGAGCGAGCCCGGCCACCTGGCTTTTCTCCGGATGGAACTGGACCGCGAGCAGGTTCCCCTTCCCCACGCCGGATGCGAACTCGACTCCGTAGGATGTCCTGCATGCGACGATGGCGGCATCGTCCGGCATAACGTAGTAGGAGTGTACGAAGTAGAAGTACGACCCCGAAGGGATGCCGCGGAGCATCGGGTGATCCCCCGAAAACTCCACGCGGTTCCATCCCATGTGCGGAACCTTCAAGGCCGCCC encodes:
- the hisA gene encoding 1-(5-phosphoribosyl)-5-[(5-phosphoribosylamino)methylideneamino]imidazole-4-carboxamide isomerase, translated to MPFEVIPAIDIQGGKAVRLRQGRAEESTVFADSPLDVAKRFAAAGAPRLHVVDLDGAFTGKPVNFDIIRRICAAVEVPVQVGGGVRNFHIASRYFAAGVARIILGTSAVRNPEEVLRITKAYPGKTAASIDARDGKAAIRGWVEVTGVDAADLARQLEGGGVSCFIYTDISRDGMMSGPNFPSIGAFAKGIATPVIASGGVTTLADVEALAAMEGEGVCGAIIGRALYDGSILLKDALRLERR